The Osmia bicornis bicornis chromosome 12, iOsmBic2.1, whole genome shotgun sequence genome includes a region encoding these proteins:
- the LOC114879369 gene encoding ecotropic viral integration site 5 ortholog isoform X4, whose translation MVLRGLLAPAAARWTRNKTLKRGQEKQQAAGQLGLSRYGPQVMSVLCLCTTVHQTGQSNRQASKTLPSSPPIQSEEERINSSQEIPTDELALLAKLEEANRLIESDAKSLNSLHSNHSRKGSDTSQVSVASGGSGGNGDAAPRRHNSADGEENTWTLWGHIVADWDYHWKKRKEFVKELVRQGIPHHFRGIVWQLLSGAHDSPVKKQFAEYIKATSACERIIRRDIARTYPEHDFFKEKDGLGQESLFNVMKAYSLHDREVGYCQGSGFIVGLLLMQQMPEEEAFAVLVALMQEYRLRDMFKPSMAELGVCMYQLEHLVADTHPELHAHFTAQGFHTSMYASSWFLTLFTTALSLPLACRIFDVFLSEGMEIIFKVALAMLHLGKEDLLSLDMEGMLKFFQKQLPGRAEKDPDGLMNLAYGMKINPKRMKKLEKDYTVLKMKEQEEMVELRRLRAENRLLRQRTELLEAESAELADRLVRGQVSRAEEEETAFVVQRELAALRHTHLETSHQLEQAHEELRSLSLLLEENVTSKQSSLEEILSKQEALSQKEEMIQCLQEELVRVRLHEAENDATIRELRARIQELEQDKKTLRESTPDNSVAHLQEELIAVKLREAEANLSLKDLRQRVVELSSAWQRHLQEHRSAQNQPASDSTPKKLLFWENRGHEVQKFEEDLMTTRIREMEALTEVKELRLKVMELETQVQVATNQLRRQDEGGKLIKEELESALAREKELTAKLREQQHKYSDLESKMKDEAMMARIRDAEHAQQVAELTQKISLLELKNEEMHAEGELRNNLDDSERVRELQDKVAELKAEFPTPITSPETEPWRWLES comes from the exons ATGGTTCTTCGTGGTTTGCTGGCACCAGCGGCGGCGCGATGGACACgaaataaaacattgaaaaG GGGTCAAGAGAAGCAGCAGGCAGCCGGTCAATTAGGATTATCACGTTATGGACCGCAGGTGATGAGCGTGTTGTGTTTATGCACCACGGTACATCAGACCGGTCAGAGCAACAGGCAGGCTAGCAAGACACTACCGAGCTCTCCGCCGATTCAATCCGAGGAAGAGAGGATAAACTCGTCGCAGGAAATACCCACCGACGAGCTGGCTCTATTAGCTAAGCTGGAGGAAGCCAATAG GCTTATCGAATCGGATGCAAAGTCGTTGAACTCGCTTCATAGCAATCACAGTAGGAAAGGTTCTGACACATCTCAGGTGTCGGTGGCGTCGGGGGGCAGCGGTGGAAACGGTGATGCTGCACCCCGACGCCACAACTCAGCCGATGGCGAGGAGAATACGTGGACCCTATGGGGTCATATCGTCGCTGATTGGGATTATCAttggaagaagaggaaagaattTGTCAAAGAATTAGTGCGTCAAGGAATACCTCATCATTTCAG AGGTATTGTTTGGCAACTATTAAGCGGTGCTCACGACTCTCCTGTGAAAAAGCAGTTCGCTGAGTATATCAAAGCCACGTCCGCCTGCGAAAGGATAATCAGGAGGGATATAGCCAGAACGTATCCTGAGCATGATTTCTTTAAGGAGAAAGACGGACTTGGTCAGGAGAGTTTGTTTAACGTTATGAAAGCGTATAGCCTTCACGATCGTGAAGTGGGATACTGTCAAGGTTCGGGATTTATTGTAGGATTACTCCTTATGCAG CAAATGCCAGAGGAAGAAGCTTTCGCTGTACTGGTAGCGCTTATGCAAGAGTATCGTTTGCGAGACATGTTCAAGCCGAGTATGGCTGAATTAGGGGTGTGCATGTATCAGCTAGAACATTTAGTTGCTGACACGCATCCCGAGTTACACGCTCATTTCACGGCTCAAGGTTTTCACACGTCAATGTACGCATCGTCTTGGTTTCTTACGCTTTTTACAACGGCCCTCAGTCTACCGTTGGCCTGTCGCATTTTTGACGTCTTTCTGTCCGAAGGcatggaaattattttcaaagttGCGCTGGCCATGTTGCATTTAGGCAAGGAAGATTTGTTAAGCTTGGACATGGAGGGCATGTTGAAG TTCTTCCAGAAACAACTACCTGGAAGAGCCGAAAAAGACCCCGATGGCCTCATGAATCTTGCTTATGGTATGAAAATAAATCCGAAGAGAATGAAGAAGTTGGAGAAAGATTATACCGTGTTGAAAATGAAAGAGCAAGAGGAAATGGTCGAGCTTCGTAGGCTCAGGGCAGAGAATAGGTTACTTAGGCAAAGAACTGAACTTCTTGAAGCTGAATCCGCGGAACTGGCGGACAGATTGGTCAGGGGTCAAGTGTCGCGCGCCGAGGAGGAGGAAACTGCCTTTGTTGTACAAAGGGAATTAGCGGCTCTTCGGCATACGCATCTTGAGACGAGTCATCAGCTCGAGCAGGCTCACGAGGAGCTGAGATCGTTGTCGCTTCTGTTAGAGGAAAACGTGACGTCGAAGCAGTCGTCCTTAGAAGAGATTTTATCGAAGCAGGAAGCGTTGTCGCAGAAAGAGGAAATGATTCAGTGTTTGCAAGAGGAATTAGTAAGGGTACGTTTGCACGAGGCGGAGAACGATGCCACGATAAGGGAGCTCAGAGCGAGAATACAAGAATTGGAGCAAGATAAAAAGACATTAAGAGAATCGACACCGGATAATTCTGTTGCTCATTTGCAAGAAGAATTGATTGCTGTGAAACTTAGAGAAGCCGAGGCTAATCTTTCCTTGAAG GATCTTCGGCAACGAGTAGTGGAGTTAAGTTCTGCCTGGCAAAGGCATCTGCAAGAGCACCGTTCCGCTCAGAATCAACCAGCGAGCGATTCCACGCCGAAGAAGCTATTGTTTTGGGAGAACAGGGGTCACGAGGTTCAGAAGTTTGAAGAGGACTTAATGACGACCCGGATTCGAGAGATGGAAGCTTTGAcggaggtgaaggagcttagACTGAAAGTTATGGAGCTTGAAACTCAAGTGCAGGTCGCCACGAATCAGCTCCGTCGACAGGACGAAGGGGGGAAATTGATTAAAGAAGAATTGGAGTCTGCCTTAGCTAGGGAAAAGGAACTTACTGCCAAATTAAGGGAGCAACAGCACAAGTATTCTGATCTCGAGTCGAAGATGAAGGACGAAGCTATGATGGCTAGGATACGTGATGCAGAGCACGCGCAGCAAGTGGCTGAACTCACCCAGAAAATATCTCTTCTTGAATTAAAA AACGAAGAGATGCACGCGGAAGGTGAGCTTAGGAATAATTTAGATGACAGTGAGAGAGTTAGGGAACTGCAGGATAAAGTTGCTGAATTAAAAGCTGAG TTCCCTACGCCAATCACCAGCCCGGAGACTGAGCCTTGGCGCTGGCTCGA GTCATGA
- the LOC114879369 gene encoding ecotropic viral integration site 5 ortholog isoform X5, giving the protein MVLRGLLAPAAARWTRNKTLKRGQEKQQAAGQLGLSRYGPQVMSVLCLCTTVHQTGQSNRQASKTLPSSPPIQSEEERINSSQEIPTDELALLAKLEEANRLIESDAKSLNSLHSNHSRKGSDTSQVSVASGGSGGNGDAAPRRHNSADGEENTWTLWGHIVADWDYHWKKRKEFVKELVRQGIPHHFRGIVWQLLSGAHDSPVKKQFAEYIKATSACERIIRRDIARTYPEHDFFKEKDGLGQESLFNVMKAYSLHDREVGYCQGSGFIVGLLLMQQMPEEEAFAVLVALMQEYRLRDMFKPSMAELGVCMYQLEHLVADTHPELHAHFTAQGFHTSMYASSWFLTLFTTALSLPLACRIFDVFLSEGMEIIFKVALAMLHLGKEDLLSLDMEGMLKFFQKQLPGRAEKDPDGLMNLAYGMKINPKRMKKLEKDYTVLKMKEQEEMVELRRLRAENRLLRQRTELLEAESAELADRLVRGQVSRAEEEETAFVVQRELAALRHTHLETSHQLEQAHEELRSLSLLLEENVTSKQSSLEEILSKQEALSQKEEMIQCLQEELVRVRLHEAENDATIRELRARIQELEQDKKTLRESTPDNSVAHLQEELIAVKLREAEANLSLKDLRQRVVELSSAWQRHLQEHRSAQNQPASDSTPKKLLFWENRGHEVQKFEEDLMTTRIREMEALTEVKELRLKVMELETQVQVATNQLRRQDEGGKLIKEELESALAREKELTAKLREQQHKYSDLESKMKDEAMMARIRDAEHAQQVAELTQKISLLELKNEEMHAEGELRNNLDDSERVRELQDKVAELKAEFPTPITSPETEPWRWLE; this is encoded by the exons ATGGTTCTTCGTGGTTTGCTGGCACCAGCGGCGGCGCGATGGACACgaaataaaacattgaaaaG GGGTCAAGAGAAGCAGCAGGCAGCCGGTCAATTAGGATTATCACGTTATGGACCGCAGGTGATGAGCGTGTTGTGTTTATGCACCACGGTACATCAGACCGGTCAGAGCAACAGGCAGGCTAGCAAGACACTACCGAGCTCTCCGCCGATTCAATCCGAGGAAGAGAGGATAAACTCGTCGCAGGAAATACCCACCGACGAGCTGGCTCTATTAGCTAAGCTGGAGGAAGCCAATAG GCTTATCGAATCGGATGCAAAGTCGTTGAACTCGCTTCATAGCAATCACAGTAGGAAAGGTTCTGACACATCTCAGGTGTCGGTGGCGTCGGGGGGCAGCGGTGGAAACGGTGATGCTGCACCCCGACGCCACAACTCAGCCGATGGCGAGGAGAATACGTGGACCCTATGGGGTCATATCGTCGCTGATTGGGATTATCAttggaagaagaggaaagaattTGTCAAAGAATTAGTGCGTCAAGGAATACCTCATCATTTCAG AGGTATTGTTTGGCAACTATTAAGCGGTGCTCACGACTCTCCTGTGAAAAAGCAGTTCGCTGAGTATATCAAAGCCACGTCCGCCTGCGAAAGGATAATCAGGAGGGATATAGCCAGAACGTATCCTGAGCATGATTTCTTTAAGGAGAAAGACGGACTTGGTCAGGAGAGTTTGTTTAACGTTATGAAAGCGTATAGCCTTCACGATCGTGAAGTGGGATACTGTCAAGGTTCGGGATTTATTGTAGGATTACTCCTTATGCAG CAAATGCCAGAGGAAGAAGCTTTCGCTGTACTGGTAGCGCTTATGCAAGAGTATCGTTTGCGAGACATGTTCAAGCCGAGTATGGCTGAATTAGGGGTGTGCATGTATCAGCTAGAACATTTAGTTGCTGACACGCATCCCGAGTTACACGCTCATTTCACGGCTCAAGGTTTTCACACGTCAATGTACGCATCGTCTTGGTTTCTTACGCTTTTTACAACGGCCCTCAGTCTACCGTTGGCCTGTCGCATTTTTGACGTCTTTCTGTCCGAAGGcatggaaattattttcaaagttGCGCTGGCCATGTTGCATTTAGGCAAGGAAGATTTGTTAAGCTTGGACATGGAGGGCATGTTGAAG TTCTTCCAGAAACAACTACCTGGAAGAGCCGAAAAAGACCCCGATGGCCTCATGAATCTTGCTTATGGTATGAAAATAAATCCGAAGAGAATGAAGAAGTTGGAGAAAGATTATACCGTGTTGAAAATGAAAGAGCAAGAGGAAATGGTCGAGCTTCGTAGGCTCAGGGCAGAGAATAGGTTACTTAGGCAAAGAACTGAACTTCTTGAAGCTGAATCCGCGGAACTGGCGGACAGATTGGTCAGGGGTCAAGTGTCGCGCGCCGAGGAGGAGGAAACTGCCTTTGTTGTACAAAGGGAATTAGCGGCTCTTCGGCATACGCATCTTGAGACGAGTCATCAGCTCGAGCAGGCTCACGAGGAGCTGAGATCGTTGTCGCTTCTGTTAGAGGAAAACGTGACGTCGAAGCAGTCGTCCTTAGAAGAGATTTTATCGAAGCAGGAAGCGTTGTCGCAGAAAGAGGAAATGATTCAGTGTTTGCAAGAGGAATTAGTAAGGGTACGTTTGCACGAGGCGGAGAACGATGCCACGATAAGGGAGCTCAGAGCGAGAATACAAGAATTGGAGCAAGATAAAAAGACATTAAGAGAATCGACACCGGATAATTCTGTTGCTCATTTGCAAGAAGAATTGATTGCTGTGAAACTTAGAGAAGCCGAGGCTAATCTTTCCTTGAAG GATCTTCGGCAACGAGTAGTGGAGTTAAGTTCTGCCTGGCAAAGGCATCTGCAAGAGCACCGTTCCGCTCAGAATCAACCAGCGAGCGATTCCACGCCGAAGAAGCTATTGTTTTGGGAGAACAGGGGTCACGAGGTTCAGAAGTTTGAAGAGGACTTAATGACGACCCGGATTCGAGAGATGGAAGCTTTGAcggaggtgaaggagcttagACTGAAAGTTATGGAGCTTGAAACTCAAGTGCAGGTCGCCACGAATCAGCTCCGTCGACAGGACGAAGGGGGGAAATTGATTAAAGAAGAATTGGAGTCTGCCTTAGCTAGGGAAAAGGAACTTACTGCCAAATTAAGGGAGCAACAGCACAAGTATTCTGATCTCGAGTCGAAGATGAAGGACGAAGCTATGATGGCTAGGATACGTGATGCAGAGCACGCGCAGCAAGTGGCTGAACTCACCCAGAAAATATCTCTTCTTGAATTAAAA AACGAAGAGATGCACGCGGAAGGTGAGCTTAGGAATAATTTAGATGACAGTGAGAGAGTTAGGGAACTGCAGGATAAAGTTGCTGAATTAAAAGCTGAG TTCCCTACGCCAATCACCAGCCCGGAGACTGAGCCTTGGCGCTGGCTCGAGTAA
- the LOC114879369 gene encoding ecotropic viral integration site 5 ortholog isoform X1: protein MVLRGLLAPAAARWTRNKTLKRGQEKQQAAGQLGLSRYGPQVMSVLCLCTTVHQTGQSNRQASKTLPSSPPIQSEEERINSSQEIPTDELALLAKLEEANRLIESDAKSLNSLHSNHSRKGSDTSQVSVASGGSGGNGDAAPRRHNSADGEENTWTLWGHIVADWDYHWKKRKEFVKELVRQGIPHHFRGIVWQLLSGAHDSPVKKQFAEYIKATSACERIIRRDIARTYPEHDFFKEKDGLGQESLFNVMKAYSLHDREVGYCQGSGFIVGLLLMQQMPEEEAFAVLVALMQEYRLRDMFKPSMAELGVCMYQLEHLVADTHPELHAHFTAQGFHTSMYASSWFLTLFTTALSLPLACRIFDVFLSEGMEIIFKVALAMLHLGKEDLLSLDMEGMLKFFQKQLPGRAEKDPDGLMNLAYGMKINPKRMKKLEKDYTVLKMKEQEEMVELRRLRAENRLLRQRTELLEAESAELADRLVRGQVSRAEEEETAFVVQRELAALRHTHLETSHQLEQAHEELRSLSLLLEENVTSKQSSLEEILSKQEALSQKEEMIQCLQEELVRVRLHEAENDATIRELRARIQELEQDKKTLRESTPDNSVAHLQEELIAVKLREAEANLSLKDLRQRVVELSSAWQRHLQEHRSAQNQPASDSTPKKLLFWENRGHEVQKFEEDLMTTRIREMEALTEVKELRLKVMELETQVQVATNQLRRQDEGGKLIKEELESALAREKELTAKLREQQHKYSDLESKMKDEAMMARIRDAEHAQQVAELTQKISLLELKNEEMHAEGELRNNLDDSERVRELQDKVAELKAEVMRLESWKQHWTGGHGGQNVRSFSVETESELDDRDLRICLQDHINATAQNSPEVSVFFLHGRARQNLRKDYNVLYSTRIN, encoded by the exons ATGGTTCTTCGTGGTTTGCTGGCACCAGCGGCGGCGCGATGGACACgaaataaaacattgaaaaG GGGTCAAGAGAAGCAGCAGGCAGCCGGTCAATTAGGATTATCACGTTATGGACCGCAGGTGATGAGCGTGTTGTGTTTATGCACCACGGTACATCAGACCGGTCAGAGCAACAGGCAGGCTAGCAAGACACTACCGAGCTCTCCGCCGATTCAATCCGAGGAAGAGAGGATAAACTCGTCGCAGGAAATACCCACCGACGAGCTGGCTCTATTAGCTAAGCTGGAGGAAGCCAATAG GCTTATCGAATCGGATGCAAAGTCGTTGAACTCGCTTCATAGCAATCACAGTAGGAAAGGTTCTGACACATCTCAGGTGTCGGTGGCGTCGGGGGGCAGCGGTGGAAACGGTGATGCTGCACCCCGACGCCACAACTCAGCCGATGGCGAGGAGAATACGTGGACCCTATGGGGTCATATCGTCGCTGATTGGGATTATCAttggaagaagaggaaagaattTGTCAAAGAATTAGTGCGTCAAGGAATACCTCATCATTTCAG AGGTATTGTTTGGCAACTATTAAGCGGTGCTCACGACTCTCCTGTGAAAAAGCAGTTCGCTGAGTATATCAAAGCCACGTCCGCCTGCGAAAGGATAATCAGGAGGGATATAGCCAGAACGTATCCTGAGCATGATTTCTTTAAGGAGAAAGACGGACTTGGTCAGGAGAGTTTGTTTAACGTTATGAAAGCGTATAGCCTTCACGATCGTGAAGTGGGATACTGTCAAGGTTCGGGATTTATTGTAGGATTACTCCTTATGCAG CAAATGCCAGAGGAAGAAGCTTTCGCTGTACTGGTAGCGCTTATGCAAGAGTATCGTTTGCGAGACATGTTCAAGCCGAGTATGGCTGAATTAGGGGTGTGCATGTATCAGCTAGAACATTTAGTTGCTGACACGCATCCCGAGTTACACGCTCATTTCACGGCTCAAGGTTTTCACACGTCAATGTACGCATCGTCTTGGTTTCTTACGCTTTTTACAACGGCCCTCAGTCTACCGTTGGCCTGTCGCATTTTTGACGTCTTTCTGTCCGAAGGcatggaaattattttcaaagttGCGCTGGCCATGTTGCATTTAGGCAAGGAAGATTTGTTAAGCTTGGACATGGAGGGCATGTTGAAG TTCTTCCAGAAACAACTACCTGGAAGAGCCGAAAAAGACCCCGATGGCCTCATGAATCTTGCTTATGGTATGAAAATAAATCCGAAGAGAATGAAGAAGTTGGAGAAAGATTATACCGTGTTGAAAATGAAAGAGCAAGAGGAAATGGTCGAGCTTCGTAGGCTCAGGGCAGAGAATAGGTTACTTAGGCAAAGAACTGAACTTCTTGAAGCTGAATCCGCGGAACTGGCGGACAGATTGGTCAGGGGTCAAGTGTCGCGCGCCGAGGAGGAGGAAACTGCCTTTGTTGTACAAAGGGAATTAGCGGCTCTTCGGCATACGCATCTTGAGACGAGTCATCAGCTCGAGCAGGCTCACGAGGAGCTGAGATCGTTGTCGCTTCTGTTAGAGGAAAACGTGACGTCGAAGCAGTCGTCCTTAGAAGAGATTTTATCGAAGCAGGAAGCGTTGTCGCAGAAAGAGGAAATGATTCAGTGTTTGCAAGAGGAATTAGTAAGGGTACGTTTGCACGAGGCGGAGAACGATGCCACGATAAGGGAGCTCAGAGCGAGAATACAAGAATTGGAGCAAGATAAAAAGACATTAAGAGAATCGACACCGGATAATTCTGTTGCTCATTTGCAAGAAGAATTGATTGCTGTGAAACTTAGAGAAGCCGAGGCTAATCTTTCCTTGAAG GATCTTCGGCAACGAGTAGTGGAGTTAAGTTCTGCCTGGCAAAGGCATCTGCAAGAGCACCGTTCCGCTCAGAATCAACCAGCGAGCGATTCCACGCCGAAGAAGCTATTGTTTTGGGAGAACAGGGGTCACGAGGTTCAGAAGTTTGAAGAGGACTTAATGACGACCCGGATTCGAGAGATGGAAGCTTTGAcggaggtgaaggagcttagACTGAAAGTTATGGAGCTTGAAACTCAAGTGCAGGTCGCCACGAATCAGCTCCGTCGACAGGACGAAGGGGGGAAATTGATTAAAGAAGAATTGGAGTCTGCCTTAGCTAGGGAAAAGGAACTTACTGCCAAATTAAGGGAGCAACAGCACAAGTATTCTGATCTCGAGTCGAAGATGAAGGACGAAGCTATGATGGCTAGGATACGTGATGCAGAGCACGCGCAGCAAGTGGCTGAACTCACCCAGAAAATATCTCTTCTTGAATTAAAA AACGAAGAGATGCACGCGGAAGGTGAGCTTAGGAATAATTTAGATGACAGTGAGAGAGTTAGGGAACTGCAGGATAAAGTTGCTGAATTAAAAGCTGAG GTCATGAGATTAGAAAGCTGGAAACAACATTGGACAGGTGGACACGGTGGTCAAAATGTGAGAAGCTTTAGTGTTGAAACTGAAAGCGAGTTGGACGATCGGGATCTCCGAATTTGTTTACAGGATCATATCAATGCGACTGCGCAGAATTCACCAGAG GTATCTGTCTTTTTCCTGCATGGGCGAGCACGACAAAACCTACGGAAGGATTATAATGTATTGTATTCTACAAGGATTAACTGA
- the LOC114879369 gene encoding ecotropic viral integration site 5 ortholog isoform X2, translating to MVLRGLLAPAAARWTRNKTLKRGQEKQQAAGQLGLSRYGPQVMSVLCLCTTVHQTGQSNRQASKTLPSSPPIQSEEERINSSQEIPTDELALLAKLEEANRLIESDAKSLNSLHSNHSRKGSDTSQVSVASGGSGGNGDAAPRRHNSADGEENTWTLWGHIVADWDYHWKKRKEFVKELVRQGIPHHFRGIVWQLLSGAHDSPVKKQFAEYIKATSACERIIRRDIARTYPEHDFFKEKDGLGQESLFNVMKAYSLHDREVGYCQGSGFIVGLLLMQQMPEEEAFAVLVALMQEYRLRDMFKPSMAELGVCMYQLEHLVADTHPELHAHFTAQGFHTSMYASSWFLTLFTTALSLPLACRIFDVFLSEGMEIIFKVALAMLHLGKEDLLSLDMEGMLKFFQKQLPGRAEKDPDGLMNLAYGMKINPKRMKKLEKDYTVLKMKEQEEMVELRRLRAENRLLRQRTELLEAESAELADRLVRGQVSRAEEEETAFVVQRELAALRHTHLETSHQLEQAHEELRSLSLLLEENVTSKQSSLEEILSKQEALSQKEEMIQCLQEELVRVRLHEAENDATIRELRARIQELEQDKKTLRESTPDNSVAHLQEELIAVKLREAEANLSLKDLRQRVVELSSAWQRHLQEHRSAQNQPASDSTPKKLLFWENRGHEVQKFEEDLMTTRIREMEALTEVKELRLKVMELETQVQVATNQLRRQDEGGKLIKEELESALAREKELTAKLREQQHKYSDLESKMKDEAMMARIRDAEHAQQVAELTQKISLLELKNEEMHAEGELRNNLDDSERVRELQDKVAELKAEVMRLESWKQHWTGGHGGQNVRSFSVETESELDDRDLRICLQDHINATAQNSPEIIECESETEQDNREYL from the exons ATGGTTCTTCGTGGTTTGCTGGCACCAGCGGCGGCGCGATGGACACgaaataaaacattgaaaaG GGGTCAAGAGAAGCAGCAGGCAGCCGGTCAATTAGGATTATCACGTTATGGACCGCAGGTGATGAGCGTGTTGTGTTTATGCACCACGGTACATCAGACCGGTCAGAGCAACAGGCAGGCTAGCAAGACACTACCGAGCTCTCCGCCGATTCAATCCGAGGAAGAGAGGATAAACTCGTCGCAGGAAATACCCACCGACGAGCTGGCTCTATTAGCTAAGCTGGAGGAAGCCAATAG GCTTATCGAATCGGATGCAAAGTCGTTGAACTCGCTTCATAGCAATCACAGTAGGAAAGGTTCTGACACATCTCAGGTGTCGGTGGCGTCGGGGGGCAGCGGTGGAAACGGTGATGCTGCACCCCGACGCCACAACTCAGCCGATGGCGAGGAGAATACGTGGACCCTATGGGGTCATATCGTCGCTGATTGGGATTATCAttggaagaagaggaaagaattTGTCAAAGAATTAGTGCGTCAAGGAATACCTCATCATTTCAG AGGTATTGTTTGGCAACTATTAAGCGGTGCTCACGACTCTCCTGTGAAAAAGCAGTTCGCTGAGTATATCAAAGCCACGTCCGCCTGCGAAAGGATAATCAGGAGGGATATAGCCAGAACGTATCCTGAGCATGATTTCTTTAAGGAGAAAGACGGACTTGGTCAGGAGAGTTTGTTTAACGTTATGAAAGCGTATAGCCTTCACGATCGTGAAGTGGGATACTGTCAAGGTTCGGGATTTATTGTAGGATTACTCCTTATGCAG CAAATGCCAGAGGAAGAAGCTTTCGCTGTACTGGTAGCGCTTATGCAAGAGTATCGTTTGCGAGACATGTTCAAGCCGAGTATGGCTGAATTAGGGGTGTGCATGTATCAGCTAGAACATTTAGTTGCTGACACGCATCCCGAGTTACACGCTCATTTCACGGCTCAAGGTTTTCACACGTCAATGTACGCATCGTCTTGGTTTCTTACGCTTTTTACAACGGCCCTCAGTCTACCGTTGGCCTGTCGCATTTTTGACGTCTTTCTGTCCGAAGGcatggaaattattttcaaagttGCGCTGGCCATGTTGCATTTAGGCAAGGAAGATTTGTTAAGCTTGGACATGGAGGGCATGTTGAAG TTCTTCCAGAAACAACTACCTGGAAGAGCCGAAAAAGACCCCGATGGCCTCATGAATCTTGCTTATGGTATGAAAATAAATCCGAAGAGAATGAAGAAGTTGGAGAAAGATTATACCGTGTTGAAAATGAAAGAGCAAGAGGAAATGGTCGAGCTTCGTAGGCTCAGGGCAGAGAATAGGTTACTTAGGCAAAGAACTGAACTTCTTGAAGCTGAATCCGCGGAACTGGCGGACAGATTGGTCAGGGGTCAAGTGTCGCGCGCCGAGGAGGAGGAAACTGCCTTTGTTGTACAAAGGGAATTAGCGGCTCTTCGGCATACGCATCTTGAGACGAGTCATCAGCTCGAGCAGGCTCACGAGGAGCTGAGATCGTTGTCGCTTCTGTTAGAGGAAAACGTGACGTCGAAGCAGTCGTCCTTAGAAGAGATTTTATCGAAGCAGGAAGCGTTGTCGCAGAAAGAGGAAATGATTCAGTGTTTGCAAGAGGAATTAGTAAGGGTACGTTTGCACGAGGCGGAGAACGATGCCACGATAAGGGAGCTCAGAGCGAGAATACAAGAATTGGAGCAAGATAAAAAGACATTAAGAGAATCGACACCGGATAATTCTGTTGCTCATTTGCAAGAAGAATTGATTGCTGTGAAACTTAGAGAAGCCGAGGCTAATCTTTCCTTGAAG GATCTTCGGCAACGAGTAGTGGAGTTAAGTTCTGCCTGGCAAAGGCATCTGCAAGAGCACCGTTCCGCTCAGAATCAACCAGCGAGCGATTCCACGCCGAAGAAGCTATTGTTTTGGGAGAACAGGGGTCACGAGGTTCAGAAGTTTGAAGAGGACTTAATGACGACCCGGATTCGAGAGATGGAAGCTTTGAcggaggtgaaggagcttagACTGAAAGTTATGGAGCTTGAAACTCAAGTGCAGGTCGCCACGAATCAGCTCCGTCGACAGGACGAAGGGGGGAAATTGATTAAAGAAGAATTGGAGTCTGCCTTAGCTAGGGAAAAGGAACTTACTGCCAAATTAAGGGAGCAACAGCACAAGTATTCTGATCTCGAGTCGAAGATGAAGGACGAAGCTATGATGGCTAGGATACGTGATGCAGAGCACGCGCAGCAAGTGGCTGAACTCACCCAGAAAATATCTCTTCTTGAATTAAAA AACGAAGAGATGCACGCGGAAGGTGAGCTTAGGAATAATTTAGATGACAGTGAGAGAGTTAGGGAACTGCAGGATAAAGTTGCTGAATTAAAAGCTGAG GTCATGAGATTAGAAAGCTGGAAACAACATTGGACAGGTGGACACGGTGGTCAAAATGTGAGAAGCTTTAGTGTTGAAACTGAAAGCGAGTTGGACGATCGGGATCTCCGAATTTGTTTACAGGATCATATCAATGCGACTGCGCAGAATTCACCAGAG ATTATTGAATGCGAAAGTGAAACCGAACAAGATAATCGGGAGTACTTGTAA